In Paractinoplanes brasiliensis, the following proteins share a genomic window:
- the zwf gene encoding glucose-6-phosphate dehydrogenase — translation MGNPLRTAQDRRLPRIPEPCALVIFGVTGDLSRKKLIPAVYDLANRGLLPPGFVVLGFARRDWGDGDFESLAYEAAKKGARTPWREDVWQRLAGQFQFVPGSFDDDAAFDHLAETLDDLRERNGIPGNAAFYFSIPPAAFPLVLNQLARTGMADNAKSGGWRRVVVEKPFGNDLQTAIALNQLVDEVFTPGDVYRIDHYLGKETVQNILALRFANSLFEPVWNSKYVDSVQITMAEDVGIGTRAAFYDASGAARDVLQNHLLQLLALVAMEEPTSFDPDDVRAEKLKVLKAIAIPKDISKGSVRGQYLPGWVAGERAVGYLEEKNIPPDSTTETYVAVRLGIQNRRWAEVPFYVRVGKRMPRRVTEIAILFKKAPHLPFDPADVEMLGHNQLVIRVQPDEGVVLKYGSKVPGTTMEVRDIAMDFQYGEAFTESSPEAYERLVLDVLVGDRTLFPDAAEIEQSWQVIDPLEAAWEGTKPEPYRAGEWGPRASDEMLAREGRAWRRA, via the coding sequence GTGGGCAATCCGCTGCGTACCGCACAGGACCGCAGGCTCCCCCGGATCCCGGAGCCCTGTGCTCTGGTGATCTTCGGAGTCACCGGTGACCTGTCCCGAAAGAAGCTCATCCCGGCTGTCTACGATTTGGCCAACCGCGGCCTGCTGCCGCCCGGTTTCGTGGTTCTGGGCTTCGCCCGCCGCGACTGGGGTGACGGCGACTTCGAGTCGCTGGCCTACGAGGCGGCGAAAAAAGGCGCCCGCACCCCGTGGCGCGAGGACGTCTGGCAGCGCCTGGCCGGCCAGTTCCAGTTCGTCCCGGGCTCGTTCGACGACGACGCCGCGTTCGACCATCTCGCCGAGACGCTCGACGATCTGCGCGAGCGCAACGGCATCCCCGGCAACGCCGCTTTCTACTTCTCCATCCCGCCCGCCGCGTTCCCGCTCGTGCTCAACCAGCTCGCCCGTACGGGAATGGCCGACAACGCGAAATCGGGCGGCTGGCGCCGGGTGGTGGTCGAGAAGCCGTTCGGCAACGACCTGCAGACCGCCATCGCGCTCAACCAGCTCGTCGACGAGGTCTTCACGCCCGGCGACGTCTACCGCATCGACCACTACCTGGGCAAGGAGACGGTCCAGAACATCCTGGCCCTGCGCTTCGCCAACAGCCTGTTCGAGCCGGTGTGGAACTCCAAGTACGTCGACTCGGTGCAGATCACGATGGCCGAGGACGTCGGCATCGGCACCCGCGCCGCGTTCTACGACGCGTCCGGCGCCGCCCGTGACGTGCTGCAGAACCACCTGCTCCAGTTGCTCGCCCTGGTGGCGATGGAGGAGCCCACAAGCTTCGACCCCGACGACGTACGGGCCGAGAAGCTGAAGGTCCTCAAGGCGATCGCCATCCCGAAGGACATCTCCAAGGGCTCCGTACGCGGGCAGTACCTTCCCGGCTGGGTCGCCGGTGAACGCGCCGTGGGTTACCTGGAGGAAAAGAACATCCCGCCGGACTCCACCACGGAGACGTACGTCGCGGTCCGGCTCGGCATCCAGAACAGGCGCTGGGCCGAGGTGCCGTTCTACGTGCGCGTCGGCAAGCGCATGCCGCGCCGGGTGACCGAGATCGCGATCCTGTTCAAGAAGGCGCCGCACCTGCCGTTCGACCCGGCCGACGTGGAGATGCTGGGCCACAACCAGCTGGTCATCCGCGTCCAGCCGGACGAGGGCGTGGTGCTGAAGTACGGCTCCAAGGTGCCCGGCACCACCATGGAGGTCCGCGACATCGCGATGGACTTCCAGTACGGCGAGGCGTTCACCGAGTCCAGCCCCGAGGCGTACGAGCGCCTGGTCCTGGACGTCCTGGTCGGCGACCGGACCCTGTTCCCGGACGCCGCCGAGATCGAGCAGAGCTGGCAGGTCATCGACCCGCTGGAGGCCGCGTGGGAGGGCACCAAGCCCGAGCCCTACCGGGCCGGCGAGTGGGGCCCGCGCGCTTCGGACGAGATGCTGGCCCGCGAGGGCCGAGCCTGGAGGCGAGCATGA
- a CDS encoding glucose-6-phosphate dehydrogenase assembly protein OpcA produces MIGLWDTTGNEVVKALAAERRSAGGVASGLALTLVAVVEEKKVREAEAAATIAAAAHPCRLLIVVRSDLEGRSRLDAEIVVGGRLGPAEAVVMRMYGRLALHAESVVMPLLAPDVPVVSWWHQEPPDTIANDFLGVVADRRITDCAQAPDPVAALRQRAADYAPGDTDLTWTRITLWRTLVAGAFDTTEARVVGATIAAPSKDPTAWLMKGWLQSRLGIVPELQATERAPRMNSVQLLCANGDTVTVTRDENTALFSRTGQEDRYMPLPKRPVGDELAEELRRLDADQIYADALGAMAGVSGLDHRPPMRVHVWKDPALAAKADEEGAMAGPGGTAA; encoded by the coding sequence ATGATCGGGCTGTGGGACACCACCGGCAACGAGGTGGTCAAGGCGCTCGCCGCCGAACGGCGCAGCGCCGGCGGCGTGGCTTCCGGGCTCGCCCTGACCCTGGTCGCGGTGGTCGAGGAGAAGAAGGTCCGCGAGGCCGAGGCCGCGGCGACGATCGCCGCCGCGGCGCACCCGTGCCGGCTGCTCATCGTCGTCCGCTCCGATCTGGAGGGCCGCAGCCGCCTGGACGCCGAGATCGTCGTCGGTGGACGGCTCGGCCCGGCCGAGGCGGTCGTGATGCGTATGTACGGCCGTCTCGCGCTGCACGCCGAGTCGGTGGTCATGCCGCTGCTCGCCCCGGACGTGCCGGTGGTCAGCTGGTGGCACCAGGAGCCGCCGGACACGATCGCGAACGACTTCCTCGGCGTGGTGGCCGACCGCCGCATCACCGACTGCGCGCAGGCGCCCGACCCGGTGGCCGCGCTGCGGCAGCGGGCCGCCGACTACGCGCCCGGTGACACCGACCTCACCTGGACCCGCATCACCCTGTGGCGCACCCTGGTGGCGGGCGCGTTCGACACCACCGAGGCAAGGGTGGTCGGCGCGACCATCGCAGCGCCCAGCAAGGACCCGACGGCCTGGCTGATGAAGGGCTGGCTGCAGTCCCGGCTCGGCATCGTGCCCGAGCTGCAGGCGACCGAGCGGGCCCCGCGGATGAACTCGGTGCAGCTGCTCTGCGCCAACGGCGACACGGTGACGGTGACCCGCGACGAGAACACCGCGCTGTTCAGCCGCACCGGCCAGGAGGACCGTTACATGCCGCTGCCCAAACGGCCGGTCGGCGACGAACTGGCCGAGGAGCTGCGCCGGCTGGACGCCGACCAGATCTACGCCGACGCGCTCGGCGCGATGGCCGGGGTGTCCGGTCTCGACCACCGGCCCCCGATGCGGGTGCACGTGTGGAAGGACCCGGCGCTGGCGGCCAAGGCCGACGAGGAGGGCGCGATGGCGGGCCCGGGCGGCACAGCCGCATAA
- the pgl gene encoding 6-phosphogluconolactonase, with product MSKTLVVVVPDAGALAATVASRLIAKIVDAQAERGSAGVVLTGGRIAKRVLAALKDLPEAAAINWSQVDLWWGDERFLPSGDPERNETQAREALLDALPVDPARVHAMPASDGPDGDDAEAAAARYAQELRIGGADLPPFDVLMLGVGEDGHVASLFPEHPVLNETTSTTAAVHNSPKPPPTRITLTMPTIQAADEVWLIAAGPDKADSVGQALGGDKLLPAAHATGVAKTYWLLDQAAAAKIKS from the coding sequence GTGAGCAAGACCCTGGTCGTGGTGGTGCCGGACGCCGGCGCCCTCGCCGCGACGGTGGCGTCCCGCCTGATCGCCAAGATCGTCGATGCGCAGGCCGAGCGCGGTTCGGCCGGCGTGGTGCTGACCGGCGGCCGCATCGCCAAGCGGGTGCTGGCCGCGCTGAAAGACCTGCCCGAGGCGGCCGCGATCAACTGGTCGCAGGTGGACCTGTGGTGGGGCGACGAGCGTTTCCTGCCCTCCGGCGACCCCGAGCGCAACGAGACCCAGGCCCGTGAGGCCCTGCTGGACGCGCTGCCGGTCGATCCGGCCCGGGTGCACGCCATGCCCGCCTCGGACGGCCCGGACGGCGACGACGCCGAGGCAGCGGCCGCACGCTACGCCCAGGAACTACGGATCGGCGGCGCCGACCTGCCCCCGTTCGACGTGCTGATGCTCGGCGTCGGCGAGGACGGTCACGTCGCGTCGCTGTTCCCCGAGCACCCGGTGCTCAACGAGACCACGAGCACGACCGCGGCCGTCCACAACAGTCCGAAGCCGCCGCCGACCCGGATCACGCTGACCATGCCGACGATCCAGGCCGCCGACGAGGTGTGGCTCATCGCCGCCGGCCCCGACAAGGCCGACTCGGTCGGGCAGGCCCTGGGCGGCGACAAGCTGCTGCCCGCGGCCCACGCCACCGGCGTCGCCAAGACGTACTGGCTGCTCGACCAGGCCGCCGCGGCAAAGATCAAGTCGTGA
- a CDS encoding GNAT family N-acetyltransferase, which yields MTPEPVIRGYRPTDLDAVYDICVRTADAGGDARGQNSSDRLVGDIFAAPYVVLEPEVARILDDGHGNAVGYIVGTTDTAAFVKRYRTEWLPATAGRYGDDPRDRMWLRLHHNPERMLVPELAGYPAHLHIDLLPEWQGRGHGRALMWSFLAGLHAAGAPRVHLGMAPANTAARAFYARLGFEDIPVPSEPGALYLGRSTAV from the coding sequence GTGACGCCGGAACCAGTGATCCGCGGCTACCGGCCCACCGACCTCGACGCCGTCTACGACATCTGCGTACGTACCGCCGACGCCGGGGGCGACGCACGCGGTCAGAACAGCTCCGACCGGCTCGTCGGCGACATCTTCGCCGCGCCCTACGTCGTGCTGGAGCCCGAGGTGGCCCGCATCCTCGACGACGGGCACGGCAACGCGGTCGGCTACATCGTCGGCACCACCGACACGGCCGCCTTCGTCAAGAGGTACCGCACCGAGTGGCTGCCCGCCACGGCCGGCCGTTACGGCGACGACCCGCGCGACCGGATGTGGCTGCGACTGCACCACAACCCGGAGCGCATGCTCGTCCCCGAACTGGCCGGCTACCCCGCACACCTGCACATCGACCTGCTGCCGGAGTGGCAGGGCCGGGGGCACGGGCGGGCTCTGATGTGGTCGTTCCTGGCCGGCCTGCACGCGGCCGGGGCGCCACGGGTGCACCTGGGCATGGCCCCGGCGAACACCGCGGCACGCGCCTTCTACGCGCGACTTGGCTTCGAGGACATCCCGGTGCCGTCCGAGCCTGGCGCCCTGTACCTGGGGCGCTCGACGGCCGTTTGA
- a CDS encoding RNA polymerase-binding protein RbpA, with translation MSSGSAIRGSRVGSSPVRPDERSEPAPRREVTYFCAAGHASRILFAAEASAPDAWDCPRCGQPAGLDREKPPGRLRAEPYKSHLAYVKERRTDEDGARILEEALAKLRQRRGRE, from the coding sequence GTGTCCAGTGGCAGTGCAATCCGTGGCAGCCGTGTCGGCTCGTCCCCGGTGCGCCCCGACGAGCGCAGTGAGCCCGCCCCTCGGCGGGAGGTGACCTATTTCTGCGCGGCCGGGCACGCCAGCCGGATCCTGTTCGCGGCCGAGGCGTCGGCCCCCGACGCGTGGGACTGCCCGCGCTGCGGCCAGCCCGCCGGCCTCGACCGTGAGAAGCCGCCGGGCCGGCTGCGGGCCGAGCCGTACAAGTCGCACCTGGCCTACGTCAAGGAGCGGCGCACCGACGAGGACGGCGCCCGCATCCTCGAGGAGGCGCTGGCCAAGCTGCGCCAGCGCCGCGGCCGCGAGTAA
- the secG gene encoding preprotein translocase subunit SecG, whose translation MPMWFAYTLIALLVLTSFLLTLLILLHRGKGGGMSSMFGGGVTSSLAGSSVAEKNLDRYTVLVGIIWFACIVGLGLWLRVSVPGS comes from the coding sequence ATGCCGATGTGGTTCGCGTACACGTTGATCGCGTTGCTGGTCCTCACCAGCTTCTTGCTGACCCTGCTCATCCTGCTGCACCGCGGCAAGGGCGGCGGCATGTCGAGCATGTTCGGCGGTGGCGTGACCTCCAGCCTGGCCGGTTCCTCGGTCGCGGAGAAGAACCTCGATCGCTACACCGTGCTGGTGGGCATCATCTGGTTCGCCTGCATCGTCGGCCTCGGCCTGTGGCTGCGGGTGTCCGTTCCGGGTTCCTGA
- the tpiA gene encoding triose-phosphate isomerase — translation MADARRPLMAGNWKMNLNHFEANLLVQKLAASLSEQQLTDVEVAVLPPFTDLRTVQTAVDGDKLNIVYGAQDISQHKSGAYTGEIAGSMLEKLGCTFVLAGHSERREYHNEDDALVNAKVKAAFASNLMPILCVGEGLPVREENGHVPHCTAQVDAGLAGLKPEQVKQIVIAYEPVWAIGTGKTATPEDAQEVCGAIRERLSEVYGAEVADAVRVLYGGSVKAANIAQIMAKPDVDGALIGGASLDAEEFASIVRFPEHVSR, via the coding sequence ATGGCGGACGCTCGCCGGCCCCTGATGGCCGGTAACTGGAAGATGAACCTCAACCACTTCGAGGCCAACCTTCTGGTGCAGAAGCTTGCCGCGAGCCTGAGCGAGCAGCAGCTCACCGACGTCGAGGTGGCCGTGCTGCCGCCGTTCACCGACCTGCGCACCGTGCAGACCGCCGTCGACGGCGACAAGCTGAACATCGTGTACGGCGCGCAGGACATCTCGCAGCACAAGTCCGGCGCGTACACCGGTGAGATCGCCGGCTCGATGCTGGAGAAGCTGGGCTGCACCTTCGTGCTGGCCGGCCACTCCGAGCGCCGGGAATACCACAACGAGGACGACGCCCTGGTCAACGCGAAGGTGAAGGCGGCCTTCGCGAGCAACCTGATGCCGATTCTCTGCGTGGGCGAGGGCCTGCCGGTCCGCGAGGAGAACGGCCACGTGCCGCACTGCACCGCGCAGGTCGACGCGGGGCTGGCCGGGCTCAAGCCCGAGCAGGTCAAGCAGATCGTGATCGCGTACGAGCCGGTCTGGGCGATCGGCACCGGCAAGACCGCGACTCCCGAGGACGCCCAGGAGGTTTGCGGCGCGATCCGCGAGCGGCTGTCCGAGGTGTACGGGGCCGAGGTCGCCGACGCCGTACGGGTGCTCTACGGCGGCTCGGTCAAGGCGGCCAACATCGCGCAGATCATGGCCAAGCCGGACGTGGACGGCGCGCTCATCGGCGGCGCCAGCCTGGACGCCGAGGAGTTCGCCTCGATCGTCCGGTTCCCCGAGCACGTGAGCCGCTGA
- a CDS encoding phosphoglycerate kinase → MKTLDDLLGEGVSGRRVLVRADLNVPFDKQNPGVISDDGRARAVLPTLIALRDAGARVIVMSHLGRPKGAPDPKFTLAPVATRLGELLGSPVVFASDTVGPDAAAKAGALEDGEVLLLENLRFNQGETSKDDAVRAAFAGELAKFADFYVDDAFGAVHRKHASVHDVPAILPHYAGGLVIKEVDVLKKVTEHPEQPYVVVLGGSKVSDKLAVIKALLPKVDKLLVGGGMCFTFLKAQGHEVGKSLLEDEMVATCRDLLSEAQGRIVLPVDVVAATEFSADADSVTVPASEIPADRLGLDIGPESVALFAGAIGGAKTVFWNGPMGVFELAPFAAGTRGVAEAITKIDGFSVVGGGDSAAAVRTLGLDETAFGHISTGGGASLEYLEGKTLPGIEALEK, encoded by the coding sequence GTGAAGACTCTCGACGACCTGCTCGGCGAGGGTGTCTCGGGTCGGCGCGTGCTCGTGCGCGCCGATCTGAACGTCCCGTTCGACAAGCAGAATCCCGGCGTCATCAGCGACGACGGCCGTGCCCGCGCGGTGCTGCCCACGCTGATCGCCCTGCGTGACGCGGGCGCCCGCGTCATCGTGATGTCGCACCTGGGCCGGCCCAAGGGCGCGCCCGACCCCAAGTTCACCCTCGCCCCGGTCGCCACGCGGCTCGGTGAGCTGCTGGGTTCGCCGGTCGTGTTCGCTTCCGACACGGTCGGGCCGGATGCGGCCGCCAAGGCCGGCGCGCTCGAGGACGGCGAGGTGCTGCTCCTCGAGAACCTGCGGTTCAACCAGGGGGAGACGAGCAAGGACGACGCCGTTCGTGCCGCTTTCGCGGGCGAGCTGGCGAAATTCGCCGACTTCTACGTTGATGACGCTTTCGGTGCCGTGCACCGCAAGCACGCCTCGGTCCACGACGTGCCGGCGATTCTGCCGCACTACGCCGGCGGCCTGGTCATCAAGGAGGTCGACGTCCTCAAGAAGGTGACCGAGCACCCCGAGCAGCCGTACGTGGTCGTGCTCGGCGGTTCGAAGGTCTCCGACAAGCTCGCCGTGATCAAGGCGCTGCTGCCCAAGGTCGACAAGCTCCTCGTCGGCGGCGGCATGTGCTTCACGTTCCTCAAGGCCCAGGGCCATGAGGTCGGCAAGTCGCTGCTCGAGGACGAGATGGTCGCCACCTGCCGTGACTTGCTCTCCGAGGCGCAGGGCCGGATCGTGCTGCCGGTCGACGTGGTCGCGGCGACCGAGTTCTCGGCCGACGCCGACAGCGTGACGGTGCCCGCGTCCGAGATCCCGGCCGACCGGCTGGGCTTGGACATCGGCCCCGAGTCGGTGGCGCTGTTCGCCGGGGCGATCGGCGGCGCCAAGACCGTGTTCTGGAACGGCCCGATGGGCGTGTTCGAGCTGGCCCCGTTCGCGGCGGGCACCCGGGGCGTGGCCGAGGCCATCACCAAGATCGACGGCTTCTCGGTCGTCGGCGGCGGCGACTCGGCCGCGGCCGTGCGCACGCTCGGCCTCGACGAGACCGCCTTCGGGCACATCTCGACGGGCGGCGGCGCCTCCCTGGAGTACCTCGAGGGCAAGACCCTCCCCGGCATCGAAGCACTGGAGAAGTGA
- the gap gene encoding type I glyceraldehyde-3-phosphate dehydrogenase — MTIRVGINGFGRIGRNFFRAAAASGADIEIVGVNDLTDNATLAHLLKYDSILGRLPHEVKATADEITVGGKTFKAFAEKDPANLPWGDLGADVVIESTGFFTDATKAKAHLDKGAKKVIISAPAKNEDITVVVGVNDNLYDAAKHNIISNASCTTNCLAPMAKVLNDTFGIEKGLMTTIHAYTQDQNLQDGPHKDLRRARAAALNIVPTSTGAAKAVSLVLPELKGKLDGFALRVPIPTGSATDLTFTAARDTTVDEVNAAIKAAAEGPLKGILVYTEDDIVSSDIVTDPASCIFDAGLTKVIGGNQVKVVGWYDNEWGYSNRLVDLVKLVGA; from the coding sequence GTGACCATCCGGGTTGGCATCAACGGCTTCGGCCGTATCGGCCGCAACTTCTTCCGGGCGGCTGCCGCCTCCGGCGCGGACATCGAGATCGTCGGCGTGAACGACCTGACCGACAACGCGACGCTCGCGCACCTGCTCAAGTACGACTCGATCCTCGGCCGCCTGCCGCACGAGGTGAAGGCCACCGCCGACGAGATCACCGTCGGGGGCAAGACCTTCAAGGCGTTCGCCGAGAAGGACCCCGCCAACCTGCCCTGGGGTGACCTGGGCGCCGACGTCGTCATCGAGTCGACCGGCTTCTTCACCGACGCCACCAAGGCCAAGGCGCACCTCGACAAGGGCGCCAAGAAGGTCATCATCTCGGCCCCGGCCAAGAACGAGGACATCACGGTCGTCGTCGGTGTCAACGACAACCTGTACGACGCGGCCAAGCACAACATCATCTCCAACGCGTCCTGCACCACCAACTGCCTCGCCCCGATGGCGAAGGTGCTGAACGACACGTTCGGGATCGAAAAGGGTCTGATGACCACGATCCACGCGTACACCCAGGACCAGAACCTGCAGGACGGCCCGCACAAGGACCTGCGCCGCGCCCGCGCCGCCGCCCTGAACATCGTGCCGACCTCGACCGGCGCCGCCAAGGCCGTCAGCCTGGTGCTGCCGGAGCTCAAGGGCAAGCTCGACGGCTTCGCGCTGCGGGTGCCGATCCCCACCGGCTCGGCCACCGACCTGACCTTCACCGCCGCCCGTGACACCACTGTCGACGAGGTCAACGCCGCCATCAAGGCTGCCGCCGAGGGCCCTCTCAAGGGCATCCTGGTCTACACCGAGGACGACATCGTCTCGTCCGACATCGTCACCGACCCGGCCTCCTGCATCTTCGACGCCGGCCTGACCAAGGTCATCGGTGGCAACCAGGTCAAGGTCGTCGGCTGGTACGACAACGAGTGGGGCTACTCGAACCGCCTCGTCGACCTGGTCAAGCTCGTCGGGGCCTGA
- the whiA gene encoding DNA-binding protein WhiA codes for MAMTAAVKDELSRVDVPKPCCRRAEMAALLRFAGGLHIVSGRVVVEAELDTGAVARRLRREIADVYGYPSEVHVLASGGLRKGSHYIVRIVKDGEALARQTGLLDVRGRPVRGLPPHVVSANVCCAVAAWRGAFMAHGSLTEPGRSSALEITCPGPEAALALRGAARRIGITAKEREVRGVDRVVIKDGDAIAALLTRIGAHASVLAWEERRVRREVRATANRLANFDDANLRRSARAAVAAAARVTRALEILADEAPNHLTSAGQLRLEHRQASLEELGALADPPLTKDAIAGRIRRLLALADKRARDLGIPDTEAAVTPEMMAC; via the coding sequence ATGGCGATGACGGCAGCGGTCAAGGACGAGCTGAGCCGGGTCGACGTGCCCAAGCCGTGCTGCCGGCGGGCCGAGATGGCGGCGCTGCTGCGGTTCGCGGGGGGTCTGCACATCGTCTCCGGCCGGGTGGTGGTCGAGGCGGAGCTGGACACCGGCGCGGTGGCGCGGCGGCTGCGGCGCGAGATCGCCGACGTCTACGGCTACCCCAGCGAGGTGCACGTCCTCGCCTCCGGCGGGCTGCGCAAGGGCAGCCACTACATCGTGCGCATCGTCAAGGACGGCGAGGCCCTCGCCCGGCAGACGGGGCTGCTCGACGTGCGGGGGCGTCCCGTCCGTGGCCTGCCGCCGCACGTGGTCTCGGCCAACGTGTGCTGCGCGGTGGCGGCCTGGCGGGGCGCGTTCATGGCGCACGGCTCGCTGACCGAGCCCGGCCGTTCCAGCGCGCTCGAGATCACCTGCCCCGGCCCCGAGGCGGCGCTGGCGTTGCGGGGCGCGGCCCGCCGCATCGGCATCACGGCCAAGGAGCGCGAGGTCCGCGGGGTCGACCGGGTCGTGATCAAGGACGGTGACGCGATCGCCGCGCTGCTCACCCGCATCGGCGCGCACGCCAGCGTGCTGGCCTGGGAGGAGCGCCGGGTGCGGCGTGAGGTCCGGGCCACCGCCAACCGGCTGGCCAACTTCGACGACGCCAACCTGCGCCGCTCGGCCCGCGCCGCCGTGGCCGCCGCCGCCCGGGTCACCCGCGCCCTCGAGATCCTGGCCGACGAGGCCCCCAACCACCTCACGTCGGCCGGTCAGCTGCGGCTGGAGCACCGGCAGGCCTCGCTGGAGGAACTGGGCGCGCTGGCCGACCCGCCGCTGACGAAGGACGCGATCGCGGGGCGTATAAGGCGTCTGCTCGCCCTCGCCGACAAGCGCGCCCGTGACCTGGGCATCCCCGACACCGAGGCCGCCGTCACCCCGGAGATGATGGCCTGCTGA